A segment of the Elaeis guineensis isolate ETL-2024a chromosome 6, EG11, whole genome shotgun sequence genome:
AATTGTTGCTTTGTGCTTAGAAAACCATTGTTACAAACATTGATTGTATTTGTCATGTATTTTACATGCAATTCATGAATTGACCTCCATTTTCTCCTAGTTAAAGGCCATCTTATGGACTCCTTTTCTTACCTTTTATGACCATTTCTTATGCTTTGCCCAACATTCTCAGTCTCTTCTACTATGATGCTCTGAGATGGTTAAAGCCGCATTAATGGCCTAAGATATTTATGAATTCTAGTTTGTTGTGCTCTATATCAATTGTGTGGTCTAGATTTCAGTAATTACTTCCTGAAATCCTTTTGCTCCATGATCAAAAATCAATTTTGCCAGTAGGTTGCTTTTGTAGCAATAAACTCAAATGTCTTAACATAAAGGCACTCTTGATTTATGTCCTCTAGGCATTTGTTTGGTGTTATCTTGATGAAGGTCAATAGGTGGTTACCCATATTCTGGACTATTTTGATACCTGGATTTATGCAATCTTTTGCATGTAGATTGTATCATAGTTACATTTTGACAAGCAAATGCAGTTTGATTTTATCAGATTATACATTTCTAAATGCATGCCTCTTTTTTAGTGCCACTTTCGTCTTTTCTATAGCATGTTGCTTTTGCCATTTTGATTCCAACTTAACTTATAAAAGCTTCAATTGTTTTCTGCTTATTTTTATTAGGTAGTGGAAAGACATATACGATGCAACCACTCCCCCTTAGAGCATCACAAGATATTCTGAGGCTCATGCACCATACGTACTGCAATCAAGGGTTTCAGTTGTTTGTCAGTTTCTTTGAGATATATGGTGGGAAGCTCTTTGATCTTCTAAACGACAGGAGGTTTGTCAAAATTGTTTTTACTTTAGTTCTGCATTTGTGTGTGTATGTTGATTCCTGAATTTGGCTTTTGCAGAAAGCTTTGCATGAGGGAGGATGGTAAACAGAAAGTTTGTATTGTGGGTTTACAAGAGTATAGAGTTTCCAATGTGGATGCTATCAGGGAGTTAATTGAAAGAGGAAATGCAACCAGGAGTATAGGTACTACTGGTGCGAATGAAGAGTCTTCACGATCTCATGCCATTCTTCAGCTTGCTATCAAAAAGTCAGTTGATGGTAGTGAATCAAAGCCACCTCGGATTGTTGGCAAGCTATCCTTCATAGACCTTGCAGGCAGTGAGCGTGGTGCAGATACCACTGATAATGATAAGCAGACAAGGTAATAATTTAACGGACTTCCTCACCATAATTGTGGCAACGTAAGCTCTCTGTTCTAACAAGTCAATCCCAAAAATACAATGCAGAATTGAAGGTGCGGAGATCAACAAAAGCTTGCTTGCACTGAAGGAATGTATTAGAGCACTTGACAATGATCAGGTTCATATTCCTTTTAGGGGCAGTAAACTGACGGAAGTTCTGAGGGACTCATTCATTGGAGACTCACGCACTGTGATGATTTCATGCATTTCTCCAAGTTCTGGTTCATGTGAACACACTCTCAACACATTGAGATATGCTGATAGGTAACCTACTTGGTTTTATACTTGTATACATAAGCAATCACATATCCTTGTTTTATTTATAGAAAGAGGCATTACCTTTTTTTACCCCCTAGGGTGAAGAGCCTCTCAAAGGGCAGCAACCCCAAGAAGGATCTTCCATCAGGAACCTTAAGAGAGTCGACTGCTTTACCCCTATCTTCAATTTTACCGCCTGTCTCCACCCTTGAAGGCAGCAATGATGAAAGTGCCAATGAAAAAAACAAATTTGGCGAATCAAAACAATCTAGAAGAGAGACATCTCCAACTTTTAATATGGATCCTGTCCCCAGCAAGAGGGAGGAGGTGCATGTGGCTTCATTCGATGGTGATTATTTCAAGGAGCAAAGAAGCAAGCGTCCAACAACTGCGGAGGAGATTGATTTATCTGCAATGGCATATGAGCAGGGAAAAACTTCATGGAGGAAAGGAAAAGCAGAGATCTCTCAGTTACATCTTTGGATGATAGAGTGAAGAGGGCTCACGTACCACCTCAAAATGGAAGGATGTggctgatgatgatgaagatgatgatctgaaTACTCTATTGCAGGTAGAAACTGTTCAACACTGATATTTCCTTTTCTATGCAAAGACATCCCATTTGACTCATGATGATTGGTGAATGTTAGGAAGAAGAAGATCTGGTGGTCGCACATCGGAAACAAGTGGAAGAGACTATTGATATTGTTCGGGAGGCAAGTGTGTTTTATTTTATGGACCAGAAAATGAGAGCTGCATCATATaacttcattcttttttttttggtacattcaTTCTTTTGTTGTTACAGGAGATGAACCTGCTGGTTGAAGCAGATCAACCTGGCAGCAAGTTGGATGATTACATATCGAAATTGAATGCACTCCTCTCACAGAAGGCTGCTGGAATTGTAAATATGCAGGCTCGTCTGGCTCGGTTTCAGAGGCATTTGAATGAGTACAATGTTCTGCTTTCTTCACCTGGACCATGATTCTTGGTCCTCAGGCTCTCAGCAGAATTGGCCATAATTGAAGTATATCTAGCATAAGATCAATGGTGCTAAATCAGTCTCCATTGGACTGGGTAGCTGTCTCTCCATGATGATGGCGTGGTGGGCTTGCTGGCTTCCATGTCAGGCAGTTGTACCGGCAAAGCTGTGATAGGATCAGGGGTTCTTGATCATACAAATATCTATGGATATTTTATGGTAAATCTGTTACTTTTGACCTTTTAGTGTgctgctgcttttttttttttttgttataaaagcttgtcttatttttattttttttaatcgatATATCTATATTGCTTTGTGAGGCGCTCATGCTTTTAGCAGCACTACTTGTAAATGTTTTCGTAGTTACATTCATACCCCCATGAAATAAGTACATCATGATGTTCTAGGCTAATTACTTTGGAGTCGTGGGTGCTTCTATTCTATAAAATGCTAATTGTCTATTCTCTACAATTCCATTCCGGTTACCTTAGTGGGTTATCATTGAGGACATTCTCATACTTTATGGTTCCTAGTGTGGAGGAAGTCAGCCACACTAGCACCCTTGTGCATACCCTCAATACCTGTGGAAAAAAaatccctctaatgatgccattCTTGTGATGCATCTAGCCGCCATCCTTGACCTGTTGATGATTGACGTGCAATTAAGTTTAGGCTTATTAAGTGGGCCAAATTACCGGGTTAGGGTGTGATAGCAAAATGCATGAACGGGACAATCATGTGTTTGTCTCTGGATTAAATCCCTTATCTATCCTAAATCTCATCCAAAATATTAGTTGGAAaatattattcaaatttttttaattatatataaatatttaaaaattatttaataaataattgatgtaaaattaaatatatattgggATAGGTTCTCAGTCGCCGCATCTGTCCTATCTAAAATAGCAAGTCATGGGGTTGTTCTTAACTTGTTCCATCAGAAGAATTTAATGCGGTCGATTAAGATTTTCTCCACTCTGTCACGGTTTCTGTGCTCCGTAGGGCGATCCGTGAGAGACTTCGTGAGATAAGAGGAATGTACAGTCCGCTACTGCCGGGCCTGGATGCCAACGTAATATTGATGCAACCGATGTACACCATTCACGGTCAAAGCACACCCAGGTGATTTCTCGATCATCCCTAATCCACTTGAGAGAGAAAGCACACCCAGGTGATTTCTCGATCATCCCTAACCCAGGTGACACTTGATTTTCTCATTTACTTTttagtttaatattttattgttCTTCTTTTTAGTTAGCGTTTTAGTTAAGAATATTAGTTCATTTTTCTTTAGCTGTCTCTACGAAGGGTGCACCATGGTGCTGTCAAAATCTGGCTCTATTGAGACCATTTGAAGGGCGTTCGGCTTTCGACGGTGAaatatgatttatcttaaaattatagatctatatgcaaaaaaattgaaaagctcGCAGAATTGATTTCGATCAGACTCtttgatatctaagataaaaaaatgataaatgatCAGAATAGTGTTATTGATTGATGTTTGATCAAGTTAGAGGTGGTCGGTTTAGATTGGACCCTTTAATATCTAAGTTAGGTCGCACTTTAGAattacagtaaaaaaaaaaaaaaatattagaatggtATGACCCAATTCTAGTCactgtttgattgaattggagaTGATCGGTCTATATTGGATATGGTCGATGTCTGATCGATATAGAGATGATTAGTTTGAATTAGATTTGGTCGATGTGTAGTTAAATTGGAGATGATCGGATCTGATTGACATCTGACTGAGCTGAAGATGGTTGGATCTAGTCGACATTTGATTGATCCGAAAATGGTTGAATCTAATCGAATTTGATCGGCCTCTGACCGATTTAAGGATGATCGGCCTAATGATGGTAATGTCACATTGGATGTTGATGGCAAGATCGATGTAGTTGATATTGGTGCTGGTGGTGATGAAACAACTTAAGCATAAGGTGATGTCAAGGATGGTGGTGTGAAGGATGATGAGGTCGGGTGCGGTTGTGGGCGATGACAGAATCAAAGTTGAGGGTCTTGATcagacttttattttttcttttctcgatgACTGTTAGTATTCTTCTGTTCGGAATAGATTTGTTGACATCGTCGGCAAGAGAGATGGAGGGGATTTCTACTGGCTGCGGATATTCATGGGCAAAAAAGCCCCAATAGAGTAGAAGGCAAAGATCATCGTCATCATCTGAAGATGAGATAGCATCGTAgtaatctcttctttcttccctCATTTGCTTGTATTTGTTTCACGCTGTTGCTGTTGGCcgtggccctttttttttttggaggctcTCCACCCTCCTATCACCCGCAGCTTTTGTCGGGGCCTCCTCCCTCTCATTTGTGCCCAGCATGATTTATATTGCTTGTCCCTTGTTACGGCTCTTGAAATGGGCGCTTGAATGATGGCGTAATGGGCATCTTGACATTGACGGGTGTTGTTCAATGGAATGGACGTGGGTGTAATAACCGTATCACACTAGGTCCCCCCAGCCTGCATCAAATACATTCATTgggaaaaaaattcttaaatgtgCAAAATTTGCGCAATGAATAAGGAGGGAGAATATAGATTGTTGCAATCCAGGAAACTGGTAgatctcaaaaaataaaatatttgattttttataaatgatgtaATTGAGAAGGTGTTTGATTCGTAATCGAAATTCAAATGAAAATGAGAATCAGAATAGCttaaaatcgaaatcagaatgaatAAATTCTCTAAAGCATTTAATTTGTGactgaaatcagaatcgaaattgaaatgaaaatttaaatttatagaaaagaatagggattgagttctatataaactGAGTCATTCCTATTTTACcttagaatcgaaatcgaaatgaggTTTCTCCCAATCAAATTATTGGAATGAAAGTCacttattttgattttgattttagatttttacttTCCTCGATCAAATACTTTTTGAATATGTAAGGAATAACTTTTGGAGTATCAAAAGGGGCGTTATGGGCCATTATGTTGTCTTCCGGATACTGTCATTTAAAGGGCGGTTGCCGAGCAGAGGATGGACGCGAGAAAATAATGAGTCCGATACTGCCATTCAAAGAGCGGTAGTTGAGCATAGGATGGACGCGAGAAAATAATGAGTCGGAGGAACCAATAGCGAGGGAGTTAAAATCAGTTTCCTTGTCTTGAAAACATTATTTGTTGTTTAACAAGAAAGGAAACATTATATGGCGATTTTTCCTTGGCCATGTTTTCATTTGCTGACGGTTCTTGATGTGCAATCATGCACAGTTGTGCCTTGTTTTGTATATGTTTATGCTTATTTTAGGCATTAAAACCACAAGAGtcatcaagatcaattttttagtcAATAAATGATCATTAAATGATAATTATATAGCAGTTCATCTCAAGGGTTTAATTGGATTATTGGATTCTTTTTTGAGATTAAAAAATGCTATCCTTCATCTTTCCTATTCTATACCCATCCCATTTATTGAGGGCTAACTTCAACTAGGATTGAACCCCATCTCCTCGTCAAATAGTGGCAAGGGAGGATACTACGAAAGCAAGCATTGTCCTTGGTGGAACGATCCCAATTGGGCTAGGCTACAAGTGCACTAACAAAGTGGCCATCTCTGAAGTTTCTATCCAAATagtggagaaattttttgtgtGAGCGATGTAGAAAATTCGACGTGAAGCATATCATTTTATGTGATTGGTCTATATAACtatcatttttcaatgcatatttaatacctataattttttttttcgtttaaaaatttttaatgataaaaatatttttattttttgaaaataattatgatattttatattcatgttatgacatcctacgtgtaggaagtcataattttgatgcagaaagtcataacatgtcataagatgtcataattttttttaaagaatagtgatatttttatcattcaaaattttcaaacgaaaaagcgaAACTGTGGGCATTAAATGTACGTTGAAAAATtattggacaaaaatatcccttctatattatgatattctagattatattataacattctgcatgcagaaagtcataatttgatgcagaatgtcataatatgcacaggatgtcataatttttgagttatattatgatattttatgtgtagaaaattataatatatcacgggatgtcataattttttttaaaaaaatagaaatatttttatcatataaaatttttaaataaaaaaattataaatattaaatatatattaaaaaatgatgattatatagatcaattatataaaataatatattttatgataaattttttatgtcattcgtggtgcacaaagaattttttcttgattgaAATAGGGCCTTCAACATCAGGTACAGCTGGAATTTGAGCCGCAAGCCTCagccaaaaataataataataatagtaatgaGATGTAATTATCTCGGCCAGCTGCATGGCTGGGGAATGATTTGTACATTAGCCAAGTAGCATGGTTTGATGATGTGACCCCTAATCAATGTTTCTTACTGAACACGACATTGATTTGATTGTAGACGCATGGCTAGCAAAATTTAGAAAACCAATTAATGTTTATTAGCCTGTAATTTAAGCAATACGTGTCATTCATTGAAGTCATGTCAGATCAAAATGAGTGTCATATACTATAAACATCACAATAGTGCGACCTGGATAGTTCTTTAACTTCACTCATCGAGATGTTACCACCCTGGTATGTTAGTGTGGTTGGCGCATAGATGATCCTTCTCCCTTTTCATATTGTTAATTTGCACCACAATGCTGATGAGTGCATCTGAGAAACCGTTCTCCGCAAATACGATCGAGATATAACAACGACAT
Coding sequences within it:
- the LOC105047510 gene encoding LOW QUALITY PROTEIN: kinesin-like protein KIN-13B (The sequence of the model RefSeq protein was modified relative to this genomic sequence to represent the inferred CDS: inserted 2 bases in 2 codons), producing MSGAAVGGRQIPPRSGHHQRQFSSDHFLIDSAGAGGKWLGSAGINHPYSSSLPPSQQVEYSRAVRGVNRGTGGELFLSVESSAPALGSWSSSQRRNGDDTVSAGQLSPGILDLHSLDTELLPEIPLPVLYDGVQPFGYAQGRGFDDLDPSFFTGKQITKAENNPLKNFSADKEKLASVAKIKVVVRKRPLNKKEIAKKEEDIITIERTSNSLTVHETKLKVDLTEYVEKHEFVFDAVLDEDVSNDEVYQETVEPIVPAIFRRTKATCFAYGQTGNGKTYTMQPLPLRASQDILRLMHHTYCNQGFQLFVSFFEIYGGKLFDLLNDRRKLCMREDGKQKVCIVGLQEYRVSNVDAIRELIERGNATRSIGTTGANEESSRSHAILQLAIKKSVDGSESKPPRIVGKLSFIDLAGSERGADTTDNDKQTRIEGAEINKSLLALKECIRALDNDQVHIPFRGSKLTEVLRDSFIGDSRTVMISCISPSSGSCEHTLNTLRYADRVKSLSKGSNPKKDLPSGTLRESTALPLSSILPPVSTLEGSNDESANEKNKFGESKQSRRETSPTFNMDPVPSKREEVHVASFDGDYFKEQRSKRPTTAEEIDLSAMAYEQGKTSWRKGKAEIXSVTSLDDRVKRAHVPXSKWKDVADDDEDDDLNTLLQEEEDLVVAHRKQVEETIDIVREEMNLLVEADQPGSKLDDYISKLNALLSQKAAGIVNMQARLARFQRHLNEYNVLLSSPGP